In Roseomonas fluvialis, one genomic interval encodes:
- a CDS encoding DUF2274 domain-containing protein, whose protein sequence is MPKLKLGPILDDRPVKLTVELPADLHRDLVAYAEALSRETGQQVEPTKLVAPMLARFLASDRGFRSARRPAPRSRAPQPQPPRDP, encoded by the coding sequence ATGCCGAAGCTGAAGCTTGGCCCGATCCTCGATGACCGGCCGGTGAAGCTCACCGTGGAGCTGCCGGCGGATCTCCACCGTGACCTGGTCGCCTACGCGGAAGCGCTCTCGCGCGAGACGGGGCAGCAGGTCGAGCCCACGAAGCTCGTCGCGCCGATGCTGGCGCGGTTCCTCGCGAGCGATCGAGGGTTCCGCTCGGCACGCCGGCCCGCGCCTCGATCGAGGGCGCCGCAGCCTCAGCCGCCGCGCGATCCCTGA
- a CDS encoding LysR family transcriptional regulator yields the protein MKGKRRSSPKDGRFDRSISLRALWLASQVRDLGSIRLAARAANLTPSAVSRRVRALEDDLGVSLFERRSSGVTTTETGERFLDAARLILAAIDDAAASARSEGAGAIGHLVVASYFSFSHGQLRDSLLTFLGQNPRMSFSMVEGGREHLLRAVRRGRADIAVVLTAREELGLDSLPSWREPALVALPDGHRLADRELVVWSELVTETFITTASGSGPEVRAMIQGLLPIGHAARFTTHEVGREAMFNLVGAKLGVAIVGESATGAAYPGVVFRPVGDETGPTMVEAAAYWDPKRDNPALRRFLAQLRANQGSRGG from the coding sequence ATGAAGGGAAAGCGTAGATCGAGCCCAAAGGATGGTCGGTTCGACAGGTCGATCAGCCTGCGCGCGCTATGGCTCGCGAGCCAGGTCCGGGACCTCGGGAGCATCCGGCTTGCGGCGCGCGCCGCGAACCTGACGCCATCGGCCGTCAGCCGGCGCGTGCGCGCGCTCGAGGACGATCTCGGCGTGTCGCTGTTCGAGCGACGCTCGTCCGGCGTGACGACCACCGAGACCGGTGAGCGGTTCCTTGATGCAGCCCGGCTGATCCTGGCGGCGATCGACGACGCGGCGGCTTCCGCCCGCTCCGAGGGCGCCGGCGCCATCGGCCATCTGGTAGTGGCGTCGTACTTCTCGTTTTCGCACGGGCAGCTTCGCGACAGCCTGCTGACCTTCCTCGGACAGAATCCGCGAATGTCGTTTTCGATGGTCGAGGGCGGGCGCGAGCATCTTCTGCGGGCCGTGCGACGAGGTCGAGCGGACATCGCCGTTGTCCTCACCGCACGGGAGGAGCTTGGGCTGGACAGCTTGCCTTCGTGGCGGGAACCCGCGCTGGTTGCGCTGCCGGATGGCCACAGGCTTGCTGACCGTGAGTTGGTGGTGTGGTCCGAATTGGTGACCGAGACGTTCATCACAACGGCGAGCGGCTCGGGGCCGGAGGTGCGGGCCATGATCCAGGGCCTTCTGCCGATCGGGCATGCCGCGCGCTTCACCACGCATGAGGTCGGGCGCGAGGCGATGTTCAATCTCGTCGGCGCGAAGCTTGGCGTGGCCATCGTCGGGGAATCGGCGACCGGCGCCGCCTATCCAGGCGTCGTGTTCCGGCCTGTCGGCGACGAGACGGGACCGACGATGGTCGAGGCGGCGGCGTACTGGGACCCCAAGCGCGACAACCCCGCCTTGCGTCGTTTCCTGGCGCAGCTGCGTGCGAATCAGGGATCGCGCGGCGGCTGA
- a CDS encoding GNAT family N-acetyltransferase: MRPSRDADLPAITAIYAHWVTHGLASFELDPPGQDEMALRRAAVLAAGYPYFVAEHDGRVTGYAYASAYRARPAYRFAVENSVYVAPGSTRDGAGAALLDALVAECTNRGFRLMIAVIGDSANAPSIGLHARAGFARAGLLPAVGWKHGRWVDSVLMTRPLGAGPATPPAG; this comes from the coding sequence ATCCGCCCAAGCCGAGACGCCGACCTCCCCGCCATCACCGCGATCTACGCCCACTGGGTCACGCACGGCCTGGCGAGCTTCGAACTCGACCCGCCGGGCCAGGACGAGATGGCGCTTCGCCGCGCTGCCGTGCTGGCGGCCGGCTACCCCTACTTCGTGGCGGAGCACGACGGGCGCGTCACCGGGTATGCCTATGCCTCGGCCTACCGGGCGCGCCCGGCGTACCGCTTCGCCGTCGAGAACTCGGTCTATGTGGCGCCGGGATCGACACGCGACGGCGCCGGCGCGGCGCTGCTCGACGCGTTGGTGGCCGAGTGCACCAATCGTGGCTTCCGGCTGATGATCGCGGTGATCGGCGATTCCGCCAACGCGCCGTCGATAGGCCTGCATGCGCGCGCCGGATTTGCTCGGGCTGGGCTGCTGCCCGCGGTGGGGTGGAAGCACGGGCGCTGGGTCGACAGCGTGCTCATGACGCGTCCGCTCGGCGCTGGGCCGGCGACGCCGCCGGCGGGCTGA
- a CDS encoding AMP-binding protein yields MDIARLCPLTTEEALLRAATLAPDVEAIVAPEGRATFAQLAAQVARVRGALVAAGVVRGDHVGICLGNGPRWVALFLAIGSIGAVAVPVNTRFKADELAYALRQSRVRVLFLGARVLKVDFLAMLRAICPGIDAVLPDPSLPDLVRVVVLDDAPPPRGTLGWDAFLAEGGTERPATCTPNDTLLIQYTSGTTSFPKGVMLAHRSMCANGFVSGGRMGLRIGDRFHSARPFFHVAGTTLSILACLQHCATLVTMDRFEPGEALRMMEAERCTHVSGNDTMALMLLNHPDRAQRRLVLRGAWAAASPAIVRRIIDELGARECVVGYGLSEAAPNVAQSCWWEPEDVRVSARMRRQPGIEVRIRDLATGRDCAAGEAGEILVRGWSVMQGYFDKPVETAAALDAEGWLATGDIGRLGADGRLEFAGRAKEIIRVGGENVAPAEVEDILHRHPAIRQAVVVGVPDPRLIEVPCAFVVLNDGAIATEAELLAWARDRMAGFKVPRHLRLVEGFESIGMTASAKVQRGPLARHAVQLLGLG; encoded by the coding sequence ATGGATATTGCACGTCTCTGCCCGCTCACCACCGAGGAGGCGCTGCTGCGCGCCGCGACGCTGGCACCGGATGTCGAGGCGATCGTGGCACCCGAGGGTCGCGCGACCTTCGCGCAGCTCGCCGCTCAGGTCGCGCGCGTCCGCGGCGCACTCGTTGCCGCCGGCGTGGTGCGCGGCGATCACGTCGGCATCTGCCTCGGCAACGGCCCGCGCTGGGTAGCACTTTTCCTCGCCATCGGGTCGATCGGCGCGGTGGCGGTACCGGTCAATACGCGGTTCAAGGCGGATGAGCTCGCCTATGCACTGCGGCAGTCCCGCGTGCGCGTGCTGTTCCTGGGGGCGCGCGTTCTGAAGGTGGATTTCCTCGCGATGCTGCGTGCCATCTGCCCTGGCATCGACGCGGTGTTGCCGGATCCCTCGCTGCCCGACCTCGTGCGCGTGGTGGTCTTGGACGATGCGCCGCCGCCGCGCGGCACGCTTGGCTGGGACGCCTTCCTCGCGGAGGGTGGGACGGAGCGGCCGGCGACGTGCACGCCCAACGACACGCTGCTGATCCAGTACACATCGGGCACCACCTCCTTCCCCAAGGGCGTCATGCTGGCGCATCGCAGCATGTGCGCGAACGGGTTCGTCTCCGGTGGCCGGATGGGACTGCGCATCGGCGATCGCTTCCACAGTGCACGGCCGTTCTTCCATGTGGCTGGCACCACGTTGTCGATCCTGGCATGCCTGCAGCATTGCGCCACGCTGGTCACCATGGACCGCTTCGAACCTGGCGAGGCGCTGCGCATGATGGAGGCCGAGCGCTGCACGCACGTCTCGGGCAACGACACCATGGCGCTGATGCTGCTGAACCATCCGGATCGCGCACAGCGGCGCCTGGTGCTGCGCGGCGCATGGGCCGCGGCGTCGCCTGCGATCGTGCGGCGCATCATCGACGAACTCGGCGCGCGCGAATGCGTGGTGGGCTATGGCCTGTCGGAAGCCGCGCCTAATGTCGCGCAGTCGTGCTGGTGGGAACCGGAAGACGTGCGCGTCTCGGCGCGCATGCGGCGGCAGCCCGGCATCGAGGTCCGTATCCGCGATCTGGCGACTGGGCGCGACTGTGCCGCGGGCGAGGCTGGCGAGATCCTGGTGCGCGGATGGAGCGTCATGCAGGGCTACTTCGACAAGCCCGTCGAGACCGCCGCCGCGCTCGACGCCGAAGGCTGGCTCGCCACCGGAGACATCGGCCGCCTCGGCGCCGACGGTCGGCTGGAATTCGCCGGCCGTGCCAAGGAGATCATTCGCGTCGGCGGCGAGAACGTGGCGCCGGCGGAGGTGGAGGATATCCTCCATCGCCACCCGGCCATCCGCCAGGCGGTGGTGGTCGGCGTGCCCGATCCTCGGCTGATCGAGGTGCCCTGCGCATTCGTCGTGTTGAACGACGGCGCGATCGCGACCGAGGCCGAGCTGCTGGCCTGGGCGCGCGATCGTATGGCTGGCTTCAAAGTGCCGCGCCATCTGCGCCTGGTCGAGGGGTTCGAGAGCATCGGCATGACGGCGAGTGCGAAGGTGCAGCGCGGCCCGCTCGCTCGGCATGCGGTGCAGCTGCTCGGGCTCGGCTGA
- a CDS encoding enoyl-CoA hydratase/isomerase family protein, giving the protein MTDAALYAVAADGVATLTLNRPAARNALNTALCEALLAATRRAVADGAKLLLLRARGPVFCAGADLKERQGMDDDAVRARRLKAFAAYDAIERLPMPVVAVVEGPAVGSGVEIAAAADFIVATPTASFRTPEALWGTVGATQRLPRVLGKRLAKDMMFTGRTLSAAEALAAGLVSRIVAPDELEETVASIAATIAKASPAALALAKRCIDEGLERDPRGALATELMAIEESLAAAEWRRTMAGFGDR; this is encoded by the coding sequence ATGACCGATGCCGCGCTCTATGCGGTCGCCGCGGACGGCGTGGCGACTCTCACGCTGAACCGACCTGCGGCGCGCAACGCGCTCAACACCGCGCTGTGCGAGGCGTTGCTGGCTGCTACGCGCCGCGCCGTCGCCGACGGTGCGAAGTTGCTGTTGCTGCGCGCCCGCGGCCCGGTCTTCTGCGCCGGTGCCGACCTCAAGGAACGCCAGGGGATGGATGATGACGCGGTGCGCGCGCGCCGCCTCAAGGCCTTCGCTGCCTATGACGCGATCGAACGCCTGCCCATGCCGGTGGTCGCCGTGGTGGAGGGCCCCGCGGTCGGGTCGGGTGTCGAGATCGCGGCCGCCGCGGACTTCATCGTCGCGACGCCGACGGCCAGCTTCCGCACGCCCGAGGCGTTGTGGGGCACGGTGGGCGCCACGCAGCGCCTGCCGCGCGTGCTCGGCAAGCGGCTCGCGAAGGACATGATGTTCACCGGCCGCACGCTCTCGGCGGCTGAAGCGCTGGCCGCGGGCCTGGTCAGCCGCATCGTCGCGCCGGACGAACTGGAGGAGACGGTCGCCAGCATCGCCGCCACCATCGCCAAGGCATCGCCCGCCGCGCTGGCGCTGGCCAAGCGTTGCATCGACGAGGGCCTGGAGCGTGACCCGCGCGGCGCCTTGGCCACGGAACTGATGGCCATCGAGGAGAGCCTGGCTGCCGCCGAATGGCGCCGCACCATGGCCGGCTTCGGGGATCGCTGA
- a CDS encoding CaiB/BaiF CoA transferase family protein, whose translation MKPLEGVVILDLSRVLACPFASMILAELGAEVIKVEQPGSGDETRGFEPFAEGPGGAVSGYFMSCNRSKRSVTVNLRNPDGQAIIRSLAAQADVLIENFPVGTLKRRGLDWPSLQVVNPRLVYLSCTGFGQTGPYAKRKGYDTVFQAMSGLMSLTGERGGGPVKPGLPVADLTSGLWVAIAVLTALRGRDATGQGGFVDFSMLDGQVSLLTIAAARWFALGEVPPRLGTEHPGRVPTASFRCRDGRFLHITCSDQHWEPLCRALRLDTLAVDAGLSTNSGRVARRAEVMEALTSAMAAVTRAEAVALLDAEDVPNGPVLALDEVLADEHVAARGMVARFTHPALGTFPALPVPLRFDGWDQPVPGRPPLLGEHTEAVLRERLGYDAARIAALREAGAI comes from the coding sequence ATGAAGCCGCTCGAAGGCGTGGTGATCCTCGATCTGTCGCGCGTGCTCGCCTGTCCCTTCGCCTCCATGATCCTGGCCGAGCTGGGTGCCGAGGTCATCAAGGTCGAGCAACCCGGCAGCGGCGACGAGACGCGCGGCTTCGAACCCTTCGCCGAGGGTCCGGGCGGTGCGGTCAGCGGCTACTTCATGTCGTGCAACCGCTCGAAGCGATCCGTCACGGTGAACCTGCGCAATCCGGACGGCCAGGCGATCATCCGCAGTCTCGCGGCGCAGGCGGACGTGCTGATCGAGAATTTTCCGGTCGGCACCTTGAAGCGGCGGGGTCTCGACTGGCCGTCGCTGCAGGTGGTGAATCCGCGGCTCGTGTACCTCTCCTGCACCGGCTTCGGGCAGACCGGGCCTTATGCGAAGCGCAAGGGCTACGACACGGTCTTCCAGGCCATGAGCGGGCTGATGAGCTTGACCGGCGAACGCGGCGGCGGCCCGGTGAAGCCGGGTCTGCCGGTCGCGGACCTGACCTCGGGCCTCTGGGTCGCGATCGCCGTGCTGACCGCGCTGCGCGGCCGCGACGCGACGGGGCAGGGGGGCTTCGTCGACTTCTCGATGCTGGACGGCCAGGTCAGCCTGCTGACCATCGCCGCCGCGCGCTGGTTCGCGCTCGGCGAGGTGCCGCCGCGGCTCGGCACCGAACACCCGGGGCGCGTGCCGACCGCTAGCTTCCGCTGCCGCGACGGGCGGTTCCTGCACATCACATGCTCCGACCAGCATTGGGAACCGCTGTGCCGTGCGCTGCGGCTCGATACACTGGCCGTCGATGCCGGCTTGTCGACCAATTCGGGCCGTGTCGCACGCCGCGCCGAGGTGATGGAGGCCCTCACGTCCGCCATGGCGGCGGTCACGCGCGCGGAAGCGGTCGCGCTACTGGATGCCGAGGACGTGCCCAATGGCCCGGTGCTCGCGCTGGACGAGGTGCTGGCCGACGAACATGTCGCCGCGCGCGGCATGGTCGCGCGCTTCACGCATCCGGCGCTCGGCACCTTCCCGGCGCTGCCCGTACCGCTGCGCTTCGACGGCTGGGACCAGCCCGTGCCGGGGCGCCCGCCTCTGCTGGGCGAGCACACCGAGGCCGTCCTGCGTGAGCGGCTCGGCTACGACGCGGCACGCATCGCCGCGCTGCGGGAGGCGGGTGCGATATGA
- a CDS encoding enoyl-CoA hydratase/isomerase family protein, which produces MRHAAARGVRSVDTPGRPRHHLRVAAMRRGAAVAAYPVMAAGSRAATPWPRGSDAALPRDGATPVISSERRDGGVLLVRLDRPRKRNAMDRAMIEALLAALQGAGSDHSVAAIVLAGAGGSFSAGADLAEMRELAVDPAAREARSALTVALLDAPARVPRPVIAAVQGAAMGAGASLALACDAVVMAGDARLAWPEARHAMLPRLVAPVLLRHLGPKTAFDLLATGRDVSAGEALTLGLATRIAPADTLEDEACALAAAAALLPPEAMLELKRMVHA; this is translated from the coding sequence ATGCGCCATGCGGCGGCCCGCGGCGTGCGGTCCGTTGACACCCCAGGGCGCCCACGCCACCACTTGCGTGTGGCCGCGATGCGTCGCGGCGCCGCGGTGGCGGCCTATCCCGTGATGGCCGCCGGTTCCCGCGCAGCGACACCCTGGCCGCGAGGCAGCGATGCAGCCCTTCCGCGTGACGGCGCGACGCCGGTGATCAGCAGCGAACGGCGCGATGGCGGGGTCTTGCTTGTCCGGCTCGATCGCCCGCGAAAGCGCAATGCCATGGACCGCGCGATGATCGAGGCGTTGCTCGCGGCATTGCAGGGTGCGGGCAGCGACCACAGCGTGGCCGCGATTGTCCTGGCCGGCGCCGGTGGCAGCTTCTCGGCCGGCGCCGACCTTGCGGAGATGCGGGAGCTGGCGGTGGACCCCGCGGCGCGCGAGGCACGGTCCGCGCTGACCGTCGCGCTGCTCGATGCGCCGGCGCGCGTGCCGCGGCCCGTGATTGCAGCGGTGCAGGGGGCGGCGATGGGGGCGGGTGCGTCGCTCGCACTCGCCTGCGACGCGGTGGTGATGGCCGGGGATGCACGCCTCGCCTGGCCGGAAGCGAGGCACGCCATGCTCCCGCGCCTGGTCGCGCCGGTGCTGTTGCGCCATCTGGGCCCCAAGACAGCCTTCGACCTTCTCGCCACCGGTCGCGACGTGAGTGCGGGCGAAGCGCTGACGCTCGGGCTGGCGACGCGCATCGCGCCCGCCGACACGCTGGAGGACGAGGCCTGCGCGCTGGCCGCCGCCGCCGCGCTGCTGCCACCCGAGGCGATGCTGGAGCTCAAGCGCATGGTGCATGCATGA
- a CDS encoding glycogen/starch/alpha-glucan phosphorylase, which yields MAHLLWIAPPRLLGSILTRTRSGELPLNTTDRLATTSSSLRDLILRKLTYTLGKPPSEARDRDWFMATALAVRDHVVERFLVQMHQTRGKEGKHVYYLSLEFLIGRLLRENVGNLGLAEELRTALAELGVTIDQARLAEPDAALGNGGLGRLAACFLESMSSLAIPAFGYGIRYDHGLFRQILRDGWQQEFPEDWLSFGNPWEFARPEIRHRIGFGGEVTAEALPDGDERLRWNPGEWVDAVAYDTPVVGWRGKHVNVLRLWRARAPDPLRLDAFNRGDHHGALAEQVRAESISKVLYPSDDSPAGQELRLRQEYFFTSAALQDLLRRQVRQAGSVNTLAERVSIQLNDTHPAIAVAELMRLLVDEHAVAWAEAWAITRGAVSYTNHTLLPEALESWPVPLMERLLPRHMQIIYRINAEHLDAVRAAHPDDDRLLASVSLIGEEHGRRVRMGNLAFVGSHHVNGVSALHTDLMRQTVFRDFNTLFPGRIVNKTNGISFRRWLMQCNPGLTGLLVEALGPKVLDAPDILVQLRDLAGDAAFQGRFAAVKRANKEALATMLREQAGVRVDPAALFDVQIKRIHEYKRQLLNVLHTVALYEAMRAQPMRDWTPVVKVFAGKAAPGYHRAKLIIKLACDVARVVNRDPSVRGLLKVAFLPNYNVSAAEVIVPAADLSEQISTAGMEASGTGNMKLALNGALTIGTLDGATVEMAEHIGAEQMFLFGLSADEVTERRASGWRGTQAEATSDTLAEVLAAIGGGVFSPDDHGRYGDLVASLRAEDWFMVAADFDAYCAAQQRAATLYRDQPAWRRTAVLNTAGMGWFSSDRSIADYAREIWGVPVAT from the coding sequence ATGGCGCATCTGCTTTGGATCGCTCCCCCGCGTCTGCTAGGGTCGATCCTTACCCGCACCAGGTCCGGAGAGCTTCCCCTGAACACGACCGACCGCCTCGCGACGACCTCCTCGTCGCTGCGCGACCTCATTCTCCGCAAGCTGACCTATACGCTCGGCAAGCCGCCCTCGGAGGCGCGCGATCGCGACTGGTTCATGGCGACCGCGCTGGCGGTGCGTGACCACGTGGTCGAGCGCTTCCTGGTGCAGATGCATCAGACCCGCGGCAAGGAAGGCAAGCACGTCTACTACCTCTCGCTCGAGTTCCTGATCGGGCGGCTATTGCGCGAGAACGTCGGCAATCTCGGCCTGGCGGAGGAACTGCGCACCGCCCTGGCCGAACTTGGCGTCACGATCGACCAGGCGCGCCTGGCGGAGCCCGATGCGGCGCTCGGCAATGGCGGCCTCGGGCGCCTGGCCGCCTGCTTCCTCGAGAGCATGTCTTCCCTCGCCATCCCAGCCTTCGGCTATGGCATACGCTACGATCACGGCCTGTTCCGGCAGATCCTGCGCGATGGATGGCAGCAGGAATTCCCCGAGGACTGGCTGTCCTTCGGCAACCCGTGGGAATTTGCCCGCCCCGAGATCCGGCACCGCATCGGCTTCGGCGGCGAGGTGACCGCGGAAGCGCTGCCCGATGGCGACGAACGCCTGCGCTGGAATCCCGGCGAATGGGTGGACGCCGTCGCCTACGACACACCGGTGGTCGGCTGGCGCGGCAAGCATGTGAACGTGCTGCGGCTGTGGCGCGCACGCGCGCCCGACCCGCTCCGCCTCGATGCCTTCAATCGCGGCGACCACCACGGCGCCCTGGCCGAACAGGTGCGCGCGGAATCCATCTCGAAGGTGCTCTATCCGTCCGATGACAGTCCGGCGGGGCAGGAGCTGCGGCTGCGGCAGGAATACTTCTTCACCTCGGCCGCACTGCAGGACCTGCTGCGACGGCAGGTCCGCCAGGCTGGCAGCGTCAACACGCTGGCCGAGCGTGTGTCGATCCAGTTGAACGACACGCATCCCGCCATCGCGGTGGCGGAGCTGATGCGCCTGCTGGTCGACGAGCACGCCGTCGCCTGGGCGGAAGCCTGGGCGATCACCCGCGGCGCGGTCTCCTACACCAACCACACGCTGCTGCCCGAGGCGCTCGAATCCTGGCCGGTTCCGCTGATGGAGCGGCTGCTGCCGCGCCACATGCAGATCATTTACCGCATCAATGCCGAACACCTCGATGCCGTGCGCGCCGCGCATCCGGACGACGACCGGCTGCTCGCCTCGGTGTCGCTGATCGGGGAGGAGCACGGGCGCCGCGTTCGCATGGGCAACCTGGCCTTCGTGGGGTCGCATCACGTCAACGGCGTATCGGCGCTGCACACCGACCTGATGCGCCAGACCGTATTCCGCGATTTCAACACGCTGTTTCCCGGGCGCATCGTGAACAAGACCAACGGCATCTCCTTCCGCCGCTGGCTGATGCAGTGCAATCCCGGCCTGACCGGGCTGCTGGTGGAAGCACTCGGGCCAAAGGTTCTCGACGCGCCGGACATACTGGTGCAGCTGCGGGACCTTGCAGGCGACGCCGCTTTCCAGGGGCGCTTCGCCGCGGTCAAGCGCGCCAACAAGGAAGCGCTCGCGACGATGCTGCGCGAACAGGCTGGCGTGCGCGTCGATCCCGCCGCATTGTTCGACGTGCAGATCAAGCGCATCCACGAATACAAGCGGCAATTGCTGAACGTGCTGCATACGGTGGCGCTGTACGAGGCGATGCGCGCGCAGCCGATGCGCGACTGGACGCCGGTGGTGAAGGTCTTCGCCGGCAAGGCCGCGCCGGGCTATCACCGCGCCAAGCTGATCATCAAGCTCGCCTGCGACGTGGCGCGCGTGGTGAACCGTGACCCGTCGGTGCGCGGGCTGCTGAAGGTGGCGTTCCTGCCGAACTACAACGTCTCCGCCGCCGAGGTGATCGTGCCCGCGGCCGACCTGTCGGAGCAGATCTCGACGGCCGGCATGGAGGCCTCGGGCACGGGCAACATGAAGCTGGCGCTGAACGGCGCGCTGACCATTGGCACGCTGGACGGCGCCACCGTCGAGATGGCCGAACACATCGGCGCCGAGCAGATGTTCCTGTTCGGACTCTCGGCCGACGAAGTGACCGAGCGCCGCGCCTCCGGCTGGCGGGGAACACAGGCGGAGGCTACCTCGGACACGCTGGCCGAGGTGCTCGCCGCGATCGGCGGCGGCGTCTTCTCGCCCGACGATCATGGCCGCTACGGCGACCTGGTGGCATCGCTGCGCGCGGAGGACTGGTTCATGGTCGCCGCCGACTTCGACGCGTATTGCGCAGCACAGCAGCGTGCGGCGACGCTGTACCGTGACCAGCCGGCCTGGCGACGTACCGCCGTGCTGAACACCGCGGGGATGGGCTGGTTCTCCTCCGACCGATCGATCGCGGACTACGCGCGCGAGATCTGGGGCGTGCCGGTGGCGACATGA